In Miscanthus floridulus cultivar M001 chromosome 5, ASM1932011v1, whole genome shotgun sequence, one genomic interval encodes:
- the LOC136454591 gene encoding protein NUCLEAR FUSION DEFECTIVE 4-like gives MHRKATRLHRPCLPPPFHITSSSSGHDQAPSTQARASGGVRAALNLKRASTSATGRAFGKAEAKTMVAAALDAMAGTWWGRWLGLVTAVWVQCISGNNYTFPNYSHALKTLLLLLAIGSLEGLLGYGAQWMVVSRTVVSRTIARLPYWQMCVFLCLGGNNTTWMNTAMLVTYIRNFHQSRGPVSGLLKDCVGLSTAIFTDTCSTLFTDDPASFLVMLAVVPATVCALAMVFLREGLASGATAAAADNEDDGRCFAAINSLAVAIALYLLAADLTGLGGGGGVISAIFIAVLLVLLVGQKVGKAWEEGLRGTRKGEEFLKS, from the coding sequence ATGCACCGGAAAGCGACGCGCCTCCACCGCCCCTGCTTGCCACCTCCCTTCCATatcacctcctcctcctcgggaCACGACCAAGCACCAAGCACCCAAGCGCGTGCGTCTGGTGGCGTCCGCGCCGCCTTGAACTTGAAGCGAGCAAGCACCAGTGCGACCGGGCGGGCATTTGGAAAGGCGGAAGCGAAAACGATGGTGGCGGCAGCGCTAGACGCAATGGCGGGGACGTGGTGGGGGCGGTGGCTAGGTCTGGTGACGGCGGTGTGGGTGCAGTGCATCTCCGGCAACAACTACACCTTCCCTAACTACTCGCACGCGCTCAAGACGCTCTTGCTCCTCCTCGCCATCGGCTCCCTCGAGGGCCTCCTCGGCTACGGCGCGCAGTGGATGGTCGTGTCCAGGACCGTCGTGTCTAGGACCATCGCGCGGCTCCCTTACTGGCAGATGTGCGTCTTCCTCTGCCTCGGCGGGAACAACACCACGTGGATGAACACCGCCATGCTCGTCACCTACATCCGCAACTTCCACCAGAGCAGGGGCCCCGTCTCTGGCCTGCTCAAGGACTGCGTCGGCCTCAGCACCGCCATCTTCACCGACACCTGCTCCACGCTCTTCACCGACGACCCGGCCTCGTTCCTCGTCATGCTCGCCGTTGTGCCTGCCACGGTCTGCGCGCTCGCCATGGTGTTCCTTCGCGAGGGCCTGGCTAGCGGCGCCACGGCCGCGGCCGCGGACAATGAGGATGATGGGCGCTGCTTCGCCGCGATCAACTCGCTCGCCGTGGCGATCGCGCTATACCTCCTCGCCGCGGACCTCAcggggctcggcggcggcggcggggtcaTCTCAGCCATCTTCATTGCCGTGCTCCTGGTGCTACTCGTCGGCCAGAAGGTGGGAAAGGCATGGGAAGAAGGACTCCGCGGGACGCGGAAGGGGGAGGAATTTCTCAAGTCCTAA